Within Buteo buteo chromosome 10, bButBut1.hap1.1, whole genome shotgun sequence, the genomic segment CTGGCTGAGTGGAGCAGCAGATAAAGCCTTTGCCCTCTCCTGCCCTTATTGCTGTATAAAATGGCTTGAttcaaagaccaaaaaaaaaaaattacatgatgTGTGGAAAGagacaggggggaaaaaatacaacCTGACGTTTTCTACAGCCCAGGCCTTGGGGAGAGAGGGGTGCGCAGACCCCGTGTGACCGCCTGGGCCTGGAACAGGCACAGTGATGGGGCGGCCGCCCGGGCGTCCCCCCGgctcccggcagccccccgcctCTCCCCGGCTTGCTTTGGAAATGGTTGGTGGCTGGTGGGCAGAGAGCGGAGCTGGTGGTGAGGGAcaggagggagctggcagggctggatgTCCCCAGCCAGGTCACCAGTGGGCACCGTGTTGGGGTACCAGCACCCTGTCCTGGCCCCTAAAGCGAAGCAGCACCGAGCAGAGCCACTGAAAAGCGAGGAGCAGCTGTgttgcagccccctccccgcacaGCCAGAGCGAGGACAGCGGCTGTTAAAGCACTAAGACTAGACCCAGCGATGGCAAAACCTTCGCCCTGGCAGAAGCGAAGctgctcccaccccccccaccctgcccttGCGGAGACCTTGtgttttccccccacccagccccactccTTCTCCTGGGCTCCGGCACGATCTCCGTCTGTGAGTGTCTTATTGCAAAATAATTCCACGAAATAAGAAagtggagaggggaagggacTGTCCCGGCTCGCGTTGCAGTCgctggggctgctgcccacacCTGGCCAGGCTCTGCCAGCCACGGCACCGGTGCCAGCTCTCGCCTCCGCTGCCTCGAGCCGTCAGATGAAGAAGGGGAGAGAGTCACTTGcgttgggttttgtttcagttttagtGCAAGAAATGCTGCCCATGCATGGGAATCCAGGTGGCTGGAGCTGGCCGctcacccccctccctcccggcTGTCCAGGCTTTGGGCAGGAAAATGTCCCGGTGCTGGGAAGGAATCCACGCAGAGGCTGCCGGGAGCGGGACAGAGCAGGGCACGGCCCTGGTGCCGGTGGGACCCTGGGCGATGGCTGTATGATGGCGGGGGCTGTAGGCACGGGTGAATCGGGGTCCTCTCGCCACTGCTCCTGCGAGCGCCGCAGTCTCGTCCCTCCACGATCAGAGATGTGGTGCTGAGCCTGGCAGGCTGGTCCTGGTGGATCTGGCAGCACCGAGCTCCTGTGTCTCCTCAGGCTGGACCACGGCATCTCCCTGTGCCGACTCCTCATGGTGGTGGGTGCGGTGCTGGCGGCCGGGACCCCAGGTTTACGGCGCGGAGCCAGACCGGGGCATCTCCCACCTGCGAGCGTGCAGAGGAGCACAGGAGGGAAACCTGTCGGGATGCTCCGTCTGAAGCTGCGGCCAGACCGACGGCGCTTTGCTCAGGTGTCCTTGGTGCAGGATGCGGCCGGATCCCTGCCAGAGCTGGGGCCAGGGCGGCAGCGGGTCccagcagaggggctggagggacacGAGGGGACGCGGCAGAGGGGGGACGGTGCAGAGCGAGGGGCCAGCGCTGGCACCCGGTgggctcagcccagccctgtgctccCTGCAGCAAGGGTCGGCGAGGGGAGGCAAGAGGGTGACGATGTCCACGGCTGCCTGAAGAGGGGAGTGGGCAGCCCCGCTCACTCCCGCTCCCCCAAAAGGTCTGGTTAGAGTTTATAGCCCCCACTCTCCTCCTCCGCCCGGGTCTCCGGCTCCTCTCGGCCCCCCTCCTCCGGCACCCCATTGAGATGGGACTTGCTGGGGACCAGCCGCTCGCCCGTGTCCGCcgaggggccgggccggggctggggggaggcgGTGGCTGCGGTGCCGTTGCCCCCGGCCCCTTCGGACTTGCCAAAGTTGAAGAGCTTGCCGGGATTGAATGGCTTGGTGGGCGACTGGACCTTCTCAGTCCCCGTGTCCCGCTTAGTCTCGGGGGATTTCAGGAACTTGAAGCTGAGGAAGCCAGGGAGTTTGTTCTCACTGCCGGTGGGGGACTGGGGGGACCTGGCAGTGGCCGTGCTGCCAGCCCCGGTCCCCCCGGAGAGGAATTTGCCCTGCAAAGGGATGATCTGCTTCAGCTTCATCACGTTGTTAGTGGCCAAGAGGGAGCTGGGTCGCTTGGGCTTGTCGGAGCCGTGCGAGGTGCCCCCGGAGCCCTTCCCTTTGCTCTGGCTCTTCTCGTGGGCCGGGTCCTGCCCGGCGGCCTCGGGCTTGGCCTCGTCACGGCTGGACTCACGTTCCTTGCGGGCCTGGTACTCGGCGTGCcgctgcctctcctcctcctcccgcttgcgccgctgctgctgctggaagtggTGCTGCGCCTGCCGCTCGTGCTTCTGTCAAGGGGGAACACGTCAGCCCTTGGGGACACCCTGGGAAGCCCACCCGCCCCAGGGATGGGGGTGTCCCAGCTCCGTGCGCGGCCCCAAGGAGGGTCCCACCCCGGCGTCACCTACCTTAAAGGCCTCGCGGCGCTGGTACTCCAGCTTGGCCATCTCCTCGGCCACCCAGGCAGGGATGTCGGGGATGGCCACTTGGATGATGTACTTCAGGAACAGGGCGAAGTGCTGTGGAGGGAACATGGGTCCAGCTGAGcatccccaccccagccccctggGCACCGCTGTCCCCTCCCAAAATGCACCCTGCAAGGAATGGGGGCCAGAGAGACCCTACAATAACAGCCTGGGGGATTCTGGGCCCCATTGCAGTGCCTGGTGGCACCCAAAACCTACAGGGAGGTGCCTGGGGTTGCAAGGGAGGGTTTAGGGCTGGGACCCCATCCCTGGAGGGGAAGGTCTGGGGACCCCTTGGCTGTCTGAGCCAAGGCAACACCTTGTCACGTACCGGGAGACCCTACAATAACAAATAACCACGGAGCGGGCAGCGGGTACAAGCCCCGGGCGCGAGCGCCGTACCTCCAGCACCACCACGGAGATGATGGCTCCCTCGGGGCTGAGCCAGGGGAAGAGGCGCTGGAGCTGCCCACACTGGGCGATCAGGTAGCAGTTGACCACGATGGCCAGGACGCCCATGGCCTCCATCACCTTCTGCAAGAGCGATGGTGCCGGGGATGAGTCCCCTGGCCAGCCGCGTGCCCCACCGGGCACCCCCCGTCACCCCCAACCCACCTGCCACTGCCCGATGCTCTCGACCCGCTGGCCGAAGGGACGCTGGAGCCCCGTGCACAGCTTGAAGGCATCGCTCCGGATCTCGATGATGTTGTTCACCAGGGCGCACATGGCAGCCAGGGGAAAGGCGGAGGAGAAGAGCACCACGTAGCCAAACTGGATGAACATCTCCTGGTAGTCCTGGAAAGTGTCCTGGGGAGGAAGACGAGGAGGAGGAACATGTTGCaatggggctggtgggggctACACTGCCCCCCACCGGGGCCGTGCCCTCCTGGGGCCGCTCACCTCATACTTCTTCATGCAGCTTTCCACCTCCGCCTGCGTCAGCTGCGTGGAGTAGTCCTCCTCCGGCGGGTCAATCCACGACGCCCGGTTGCGCCTCCGCCCTTCCTCCtcaccatcctcctcctcccgaCTCTCAGCCGTCCGCCTCCTCCGGCCGGCCCGTGGGACCACCGCCGGCTCCGCCGCCTTGACCGGGCTACCGGGGGGACCTTCggcctcctcctcatcctcgcACAGCTCAAAGACGGACGCGGGGTCCATGCCCTTCTCCACCATGGTGGGGCTGCCCTCCTCAAGAAAGCTCTCGTCCTCGGGGCCCCCGggctccccgccgcgccgctccgcctTCTCGATGAAGCTCACCTTCTTCAGCTTCAACCCGCAATCCAGGGCGCTCTCCTCCTCCGAATCCGACTCGCGccgctcttcctcctcctcctcttcctccggCACCCCGCAGCCCCCATTCAGACACTTCTTCTCCCCCCGTGACCCctcggggggggctggggggtggcgGTGGGGGGCGAGCAGATGGAGGACGGCGTGGGCGAGCTGGCGGAGGCTGCAGAGGTTGAGGTCCCCCCGGCGCAGCCGGCGGTACAAGTGGGGCTGCGACACCTCCCTGACGTTCTGCAGGAACTGGCGGGTGAtgagcagcgtggccagcatCTGCGCGGGGACACGGGGCGCACGCTGTcacccggggaggggggacagcacctggggcgggggggggggtgttgtgtGTCCCTGCATCCCCATCGCCTGCCCCCTGCGGGGTCCCTGCTCCTCCCCGTGGCCGTGCTGGTGGAGCAGGACACCCAAGCctggtttttccccccccttgCCTCCTGTGACCCCCCCCCATTGGTGACAAGTGATGGGATGGGACCTCAGCGGCACTGGAGTCGCATGTGCCACCGCcagccagagcagagctggggctggggacacccgTGTCCCTCCCGGGGGCAGCGGGGGTCCCGGGGTGGGGTGCAAGGGGTGGGGTGCGGGGAGAtgcccggcccccccctccccgctcctaCTTTGGATACTCCCAGTCTCCAGCAAAAGCCCAGGAGGCCCTTAAAGAAGATGAGAGAGaggtggaggtggaggaggatggagggaaggagagcGTCTTTGAGCTGACGCACGAGGCtttgggagagagagaagatgaGCAGGAGCTGTGGAAGGGACAGAagaacagacagacagacagacagagagagaccgtgagcaggagcaggagctggggaccCAGCGCAGCCTCCGGCCGGGAGCACAGCAGCCAGGGACCGTGGCGGGGGCATGCGGGGACACCGGCCCCCCGGGAAGGCGCAGGGGGGACGGTGGCAGGATTGGGTGGAGGACATCCGTCTGTCTGTCCGGGCGATGCCAGGGGGGGCTcaggccggccccgccgcccccgggcaCGGCCCCTTACCTCCTTCAGCCGCTCCATGTCTTTGAGGTAGAAACCGATGTAGAAAAGACTCAGGTATGAATTTACAAACTGAAACTGCGGGAGAGAGGGGGGTGAGCGCGGGGTGgccgccgggacccccccccggtcccctctgtcccctcctggGGCCACCCGGCCCCTTCTCACCAGGACGATTTTGATGATGAGGTGTTTCTCGTAGGCACTCTGCAGGCGGtagttttctgcaaagcagaggagGGGGGTTCAGGATGGGGCTCGGGGGGTCCCAGCACCCAGCCTTGCCAGGAGCACCCCCGGGTGCCACCCCCACGCACCCATGTCGTTCAACCAATACGCAATCTTCTTGTAAACCTCGTCGCAGGCGGTGACGATGACAGCCAGGACGATTTTGGGGAGGAAACGGATGATCCGGGGCAGCTCCTGGATGCTCAGCACAAACTCCtgcggggatggggacggggtcAGGGTCAGCACggagggggctggcagccccGTGCGGGCAGGATGAGGACCCACCTGGAGCTGGAAGCAGCCCAGCATGAGGAGGAAGACGAGGGAGAGGCAGGCGAGGCAGACGGGGAGGCTGACCAGGCACTGGAAGAGCAAGCGCTTCCATGGTGGGTAGTAAAACTCCTCCGCACTGGTCACGGGGCTGATTCTCTTAATGCCctaacggggggggggggtggggtgtggtGTGGGACATGGCAGCGTGTGACCCTCCCCACGGGATCCCTCCGTGACCCCAGCGCTGGTGGGACCCAGCACAGACCCCCGCGGGTGGCTCGTCAGGGTCAGGGAGGGGCTCAGCTggaccccagccccagggaccccccccccaggcatgGGAACCCCCCCTGCCAGGGCTTACCCTGAACTGGGGCCGGGGCTCCTCGATGGACTCGGCTGGGGTGTCCAGCGTCCCCCACTTGTAGGCGAACTCGGCCCCGCGGCGTTTCCACTCCTCGAGGAAGAGGGTGGCCCAGATGACGTTGAAGATGGCGAAGACCACGCAGCAGATGTCCTGGCTGGTCTGCAGGACGGATGGCACTAACTGCACCGGGGTCGGTCCCCTCCTGTCCCTGACaccccccctgcagccctggggagctgcacggtgctgctccagccccaacACGGTGGGCTTGGGTGCCTCCCAGCTCAGCAATTGCAGTATTAAAGCATCACAGGGAAAGCCCAAAGCAAAGAGGGATggacgacccccccccccccccggcccccaaaTGCAGGGATTTACCCCATTTCCCCACCCCTCTCACCTGGTCGCTCTCAGTGAAGGTGTAGAGGATGGAGCCGAAGACGGCGGGGTACACCATGGCCGAGGTGTAGAAGCCCAGCCAGGCGAAATACATGGCGATTTTCACCCCAAAGTAGTCGCAGATCTCATCTGCGGGGGCCGAGGGCAGCGTAAGTGGGGCTGGAAcctcccagaccccccccatGCCACCCCCTCAACACCTTACCGAGCGGCTGGGCCTCACAAACCGCCTGCACCCATGTCTTCATGAGCCGCTTGAGGATCCTCTGCTCGTGCAGGGGGAAGACCTGCTGGATGACGCCGCGGGCTGCCAGCTCCGGGACTGCACCGCGGGGCACGGGGTGAGGGACGGGCTGCGGGGACACTGCCAgcctgccccggccccccccatGGGTGTCCTCAAATGGCCCTGGTGTGGTGGGGTTTGGAGCAGGGACAATGGGGAGGACGGATTTGGGGTGACCGTGGTACGTCGGGGGCTCTCTGCCCATCCGCGGCACTGCCCGGCCACAGCATGGCACAGCCACCACGCGCCCACCACCCTGCCTGGCACACAGCCCCGGGAATGGGGACACGCGGTGACAGGGGACCCTCGCCGGGCTTATGTCCCCCAGAGCCACCATGGCACGGCATGGGCACAGGATGGGGCAGTGGGGTGGcggtgccgtgccgtgccacgccgcgccgtgccgtgccgtacTCACTGATGGGCTGCCCCTCGAGGAAGTGTATGTTGTGCAGCGACTCGCCCTGCTTGGCGCGCAGGTTCTCCAGCCAGTACCTGATGATGTTTTGCCGTTCCTGCGGCACCGCAGTGGGGTTGAGACCCGGGCGATGGTCCCACTGCCcggtccccagcccctctcctgccaCACCTgcatccccagcccctgccaccGTCCTGTTCCCTCCCCAGATCCACCTTGCCCCCAGTTTGGGGGATGGCTGGATTGATCCGCAGCTAGGCTGGGGCTCCCTGATCCCCTTCTtcacctggggagggggagaggacaTGCATTCCCTGCCCCATGTCCCTGTCCTGCATACCCACATCCCTGCATCCCCGCATCCCTACCCCATGTCCCTCGTCCCCCCGCATCCCACCTGAGAGGTGAAGAAGTAAAGCTCATTCTCAATGTTCTCGTAGATGTAATCCTCCTCGCAGGAGAAACTCCGCATGCCTCCGCCGAATTCGGCTTTCACCGGCTTTCGCAGCCCGATCTCATCGGCCCCACGCAGCAaactgcagggagaggggacacagctggggaCACAGCGGGGGACACAGCGGGGGACACAGCGGGGACGGGGGATGCAGCCAGGACCCTACCTCTCGTAGGTGGCGGTGACGAAGAAGGCGTAGACACGGGTATGCTTGTGGTGCCGGACCTGGACGATGAGCTCGGGGATGCCGAGGCGGATGTGGTTCAGGAGCCAGAGCAGCGTGTGGTCGTCGGTGGTGTCTGGACGGCACCAGTCAGCGCGGTCCACgtctcccagcacagcccatctcggtccccatccctccccacaTCCCCCATCCCCGCTCCAGCTCCGTGCCGCCATCCCGGTGCTCCACACCGGCGCCGTCCGCCCTGGCCCCCACCCCGGGTACCCTGGGCATCTCCCTACCGGGGAAAGTCATGAGCACATCGCAGTTCTCCGTGGGCACGGTCTTCATCCAGGCTTTGTGGGACATGATGTAGCGCCCAGCCTGGAGCAGCCGCTTCCCGAAGAGCTTATCTGccggggagagggagggggtcAGCAGCCGCGGGACCCCGTggaacaccccccccacccacagccctgggaaCCGGACCCCGAAGCACCGAGGACTCAGCCGCCGGCGCCATGGGATGGGTGCGGGGAACCCCGGCATGTCCCCGGCGCTGGCTGTCCCCAGCAGTGGCCACGGCAGCAGGTCACGGCCCCGCTCGTGGTGACGCTGGCCCTGGCTCACGTTTCTCCTCCGGCAGCTCAGGGTGCCCAAAAAGGCCCCGACAGCTGCCGGGGAGGAGCCGGCAGCGTGTCCTGGCATCCCTGGGGTGCTGGCTGCCGCAGGATGCCCTGGGGtgcccccctgcagcccccccaaacccctcaccTCTGCCCGCAGCCCCTCGGCGGGGCCGGGATCCGGCAGGGCCGCGGCTCCGGGAGATGGGAAACCGCAGGAAAAATGGGGAGAGCGAAAAAGCAGCCGGTCTCCATGGAAACCCGGGGAGGCCCCGTATTGCCGCGGCGAGGCGGGATGGGGACGGTCCCCAGGGTCCCCTCATCACCCCTCGGTGGGAGCCGGTGCAGGGACACGgcccctgtcctgctgcagggTGCTCACGCCGTGGGGACACGCCGTCCCCTGTGCCCAGCGTCCCCATCGTGCCTCCCGGGGTGGACGGGGACAAGGTGCATCCCAAAATGCTGCCCAGATCTGGCAGAGAGGGCAGGATGAGGCTCCCTGATGGTGCTGGAGGGGGTCCCCCCACGGGACCCCatttctccctgccccacaccGGCAGTGCGCCCAGCcacctccctgcctcagtttcccctcctaAGCCAGGGCGGCAGAGCCAggatgggggggtgggtgggccGATGCCCAGGGGACGTCACGGCCTCTCCggctgccccagggctgggaaggTCCCGGGGCTCCGGAAACACTGCTCACACCTCACAACCGGACCTGCCGGCCCCGAAAAACAGGAAATGCCAAACCTGCTCCGGCAGCTCATCCCCAGGGGTTGCACCCCGGCTCCgggcacccccagacccccctgggctgggggagcagagcagggcccCGCCACCAGCCAGGCTGAGACCCGACAAACTCATCGCCTGAGCCGCCGTCACCAAGGGGCCGTGGCGCCGGGCTCTGAAAGGCCGCCCTGTCCTGGCACCGTGGGCGAAAGCCGGGGACGGCGCCAGGCTGCCAGCCAGCCGCCCCCGAAGCGGGACCCATCCTGCACCCCAAGGCACGTCCCGCATCTCAGGCCCAGTGCTGCCGGGGCGCCGGGGTGGGTGCACGGCGCTGGCGGCGGTGACTCGGCCGTGCTCGCCGGCCAGCTCGCCGACACCGTC encodes:
- the ANO8 gene encoding anoctamin-8 isoform X3, giving the protein MPEPPVTAQDGDRPRRVPVGEERTEPAAPTGVLDKLFGKRLLQAGRYIMSHKAWMKTVPTENCDVLMTFPDTTDDHTLLWLLNHIRLGIPELIVQVRHHKHTRVYAFFVTATYESLLRGADEIGLRKPVKAEFGGGMRSFSCEEDYIYENIENELYFFTSQERQNIIRYWLENLRAKQGESLHNIHFLEGQPIIPELAARGVIQQVFPLHEQRILKRLMKTWVQAVCEAQPLDEICDYFGVKIAMYFAWLGFYTSAMVYPAVFGSILYTFTESDQLVPSVLQTSQDICCVVFAIFNVIWATLFLEEWKRRGAEFAYKWGTLDTPAESIEEPRPQFRCLVSLPVCLACLSLVFLLMLGCFQLQEFVLSIQELPRIIRFLPKIVLAVIVTACDEVYKKIAYWLNDMENYRLQSAYEKHLIIKIVLFQFVNSYLSLFYIGFYLKDMERLKELLLIFSLSQSLVRQLKDALLPSILLHLHLSLIFFKGLLGFCWRLGVSKMLATLLITRQFLQNVREVSQPHLYRRLRRGDLNLCSLRQLAHAVLHLLAPHRHPPAPPEGSRGEKKCLNGGCGVPEEEEEEEERRESDSEEESALDCGLKLKKVSFIEKAERRGGEPGGPEDESFLEEGSPTMVEKGMDPASVFELCEDEEEAEGPPGSPVKAAEPAVVPRAGRRRRTAESREEEDGEEEGRRRNRASWIDPPEEDYSTQLTQAEVESCMKKYEDTFQDYQEMFIQFGYVVLFSSAFPLAAMCALVNNIIEIRSDAFKLCTGLQRPFGQRVESIGQWQKVMEAMGVLAIVVNCYLIAQCGQLQRLFPWLSPEGAIISVVVLEHFALFLKYIIQVAIPDIPAWVAEEMAKLEYQRREAFKKHERQAQHHFQQQQRRKREEEERQRHAEYQARKERESSRDEAKPEAAGQDPAHEKSQSKGKGSGGTSHGSDKPKRPSSLLATNNVMKLKQIIPLQGKFLSGGTGAGSTATARSPQSPTGSENKLPGFLSFKFLKSPETKRDTGTEKVQSPTKPFNPGKLFNFGKSEGAGGNGTAATASPQPRPGPSADTGERLVPSKSHLNGVPEEGGREEPETRAEEESGGYKL
- the ANO8 gene encoding anoctamin-8 isoform X1 gives rise to the protein MPEPPVTAQDGDRPRRVPVGEERTEPAAPTGVLDKLFGKRLLQAGRYIMSHKAWMKTVPTENCDVLMTFPDTTDDHTLLWLLNHIRLGIPELIVQVRHHKHTRVYAFFVTATYESLLRGADEIGLRKPVKAEFGGGMRSFSCEEDYIYENIENELYFFTSQERQNIIRYWLENLRAKQGESLHNIHFLEGQPIIPELAARGVIQQVFPLHEQRILKRLMKTWVQAVCEAQPLDEICDYFGVKIAMYFAWLGFYTSAMVYPAVFGSILYTFTESDQLVPSVLQTSQDICCVVFAIFNVIWATLFLEEWKRRGAEFAYKWGTLDTPAESIEEPRPQFRGIKRISPVTSAEEFYYPPWKRLLFQCLVSLPVCLACLSLVFLLMLGCFQLQEFVLSIQELPRIIRFLPKIVLAVIVTACDEVYKKIAYWLNDMENYRLQSAYEKHLIIKIVLFQFVNSYLSLFYIGFYLKDMERLKELLLIFSLSQSLVRQLKDALLPSILLHLHLSLIFFKGLLGFCWRLGVSKMLATLLITRQFLQNVREVSQPHLYRRLRRGDLNLCSLRQLAHAVLHLLAPHRHPPAPPEGSRGEKKCLNGGCGVPEEEEEEEERRESDSEEESALDCGLKLKKVSFIEKAERRGGEPGGPEDESFLEEGSPTMVEKGMDPASVFELCEDEEEAEGPPGSPVKAAEPAVVPRAGRRRRTAESREEEDGEEEGRRRNRASWIDPPEEDYSTQLTQAEVESCMKKYEDTFQDYQEMFIQFGYVVLFSSAFPLAAMCALVNNIIEIRSDAFKLCTGLQRPFGQRVESIGQWQKVMEAMGVLAIVVNCYLIAQCGQLQRLFPWLSPEGAIISVVVLEHFALFLKYIIQVAIPDIPAWVAEEMAKLEYQRREAFKKHERQAQHHFQQQQRRKREEEERQRHAEYQARKERESSRDEAKPEAAGQDPAHEKSQSKGKGSGGTSHGSDKPKRPSSLLATNNVMKLKQIIPLQGKFLSGGTGAGSTATARSPQSPTGSENKLPGFLSFKFLKSPETKRDTGTEKVQSPTKPFNPGKLFNFGKSEGAGGNGTAATASPQPRPGPSADTGERLVPSKSHLNGVPEEGGREEPETRAEEESGGYKL
- the ANO8 gene encoding anoctamin-8 isoform X2; its protein translation is MPEPPVTAQDGDRPRRVPVGEERTEPAAPTGVLDKLFGKRLLQAGRYIMSHKAWMKTVPTENCDVLMTFPDTTDDHTLLWLLNHIRLGIPELIVQVRHHKHTRVYAFFVTATYESLLRGADEIGLRKPVKAEFGGGMRSFSCEEDYIYENIENELYFFTSQERQNIIRYWLENLRAKQGESLHNIHFLEGQPIIPELAARGVIQQVFPLHEQRILKRLMKTWVQAVCEAQPLDEICDYFGVKIAMYFAWLGFYTSAMVYPAVFGSILYTFTESDQTSQDICCVVFAIFNVIWATLFLEEWKRRGAEFAYKWGTLDTPAESIEEPRPQFRGIKRISPVTSAEEFYYPPWKRLLFQCLVSLPVCLACLSLVFLLMLGCFQLQEFVLSIQELPRIIRFLPKIVLAVIVTACDEVYKKIAYWLNDMENYRLQSAYEKHLIIKIVLFQFVNSYLSLFYIGFYLKDMERLKELLLIFSLSQSLVRQLKDALLPSILLHLHLSLIFFKGLLGFCWRLGVSKMLATLLITRQFLQNVREVSQPHLYRRLRRGDLNLCSLRQLAHAVLHLLAPHRHPPAPPEGSRGEKKCLNGGCGVPEEEEEEEERRESDSEEESALDCGLKLKKVSFIEKAERRGGEPGGPEDESFLEEGSPTMVEKGMDPASVFELCEDEEEAEGPPGSPVKAAEPAVVPRAGRRRRTAESREEEDGEEEGRRRNRASWIDPPEEDYSTQLTQAEVESCMKKYEDTFQDYQEMFIQFGYVVLFSSAFPLAAMCALVNNIIEIRSDAFKLCTGLQRPFGQRVESIGQWQKVMEAMGVLAIVVNCYLIAQCGQLQRLFPWLSPEGAIISVVVLEHFALFLKYIIQVAIPDIPAWVAEEMAKLEYQRREAFKKHERQAQHHFQQQQRRKREEEERQRHAEYQARKERESSRDEAKPEAAGQDPAHEKSQSKGKGSGGTSHGSDKPKRPSSLLATNNVMKLKQIIPLQGKFLSGGTGAGSTATARSPQSPTGSENKLPGFLSFKFLKSPETKRDTGTEKVQSPTKPFNPGKLFNFGKSEGAGGNGTAATASPQPRPGPSADTGERLVPSKSHLNGVPEEGGREEPETRAEEESGGYKL
- the ANO8 gene encoding anoctamin-8 isoform X4 yields the protein MSHKAWMKTVPTENCDVLMTFPDTTDDHTLLWLLNHIRLGIPELIVQVRHHKHTRVYAFFVTATYESLLRGADEIGLRKPVKAEFGGGMRSFSCEEDYIYENIENELYFFTSQERQNIIRYWLENLRAKQGESLHNIHFLEGQPIIPELAARGVIQQVFPLHEQRILKRLMKTWVQAVCEAQPLDEICDYFGVKIAMYFAWLGFYTSAMVYPAVFGSILYTFTESDQLVPSVLQTSQDICCVVFAIFNVIWATLFLEEWKRRGAEFAYKWGTLDTPAESIEEPRPQFRGIKRISPVTSAEEFYYPPWKRLLFQCLVSLPVCLACLSLVFLLMLGCFQLQEFVLSIQELPRIIRFLPKIVLAVIVTACDEVYKKIAYWLNDMENYRLQSAYEKHLIIKIVLFQFVNSYLSLFYIGFYLKDMERLKELLLIFSLSQSLVRQLKDALLPSILLHLHLSLIFFKGLLGFCWRLGVSKMLATLLITRQFLQNVREVSQPHLYRRLRRGDLNLCSLRQLAHAVLHLLAPHRHPPAPPEGSRGEKKCLNGGCGVPEEEEEEEERRESDSEEESALDCGLKLKKVSFIEKAERRGGEPGGPEDESFLEEGSPTMVEKGMDPASVFELCEDEEEAEGPPGSPVKAAEPAVVPRAGRRRRTAESREEEDGEEEGRRRNRASWIDPPEEDYSTQLTQAEVESCMKKYEDTFQDYQEMFIQFGYVVLFSSAFPLAAMCALVNNIIEIRSDAFKLCTGLQRPFGQRVESIGQWQKVMEAMGVLAIVVNCYLIAQCGQLQRLFPWLSPEGAIISVVVLEHFALFLKYIIQVAIPDIPAWVAEEMAKLEYQRREAFKKHERQAQHHFQQQQRRKREEEERQRHAEYQARKERESSRDEAKPEAAGQDPAHEKSQSKGKGSGGTSHGSDKPKRPSSLLATNNVMKLKQIIPLQGKFLSGGTGAGSTATARSPQSPTGSENKLPGFLSFKFLKSPETKRDTGTEKVQSPTKPFNPGKLFNFGKSEGAGGNGTAATASPQPRPGPSADTGERLVPSKSHLNGVPEEGGREEPETRAEEESGGYKL
- the ANO8 gene encoding anoctamin-8 isoform X5; this encodes MPEPPVTAQDGDRPRRVPVGEERTEPAAPTGVLDKLFGKRLLQAGRYIMSHKAWMKTVPTENCDVLMTFPDTTDDHTLLWLLNHIRLGIPELIVQVRHHKHTRVYAFFVTATYESLLRGADEIGLRKPVKAEFGGGMRSFSCEEDYIYENIENELYFFTSQERQNIIRYWLENLRAKQGESLHNIHFLEGQPIIPELAARGVIQQVFPLHEQRILKRLMKTWVQAVCEAQPLDEICDYFGVKIAMYFAWLGFYTSAMVYPAVFGSILYTFTESDQLVPSVLQTSQDICCVVFAIFNVIWATLFLEEWKRRGAEFAYKWGTLDTPAESIEEPRPQFRGIKRISPVTSAEEFYYPPWKRLLFQCLVSLPVCLACLSLVFLLMLGCFQLQEFVLSIQELPRIIRFLPKIVLAVIVTACDEVYKKIAYWLNDMENYRLQSAYEKHLIIKIVLFQFVNSYLSLFYIGFYLKDMERLKEMLATLLITRQFLQNVREVSQPHLYRRLRRGDLNLCSLRQLAHAVLHLLAPHRHPPAPPEGSRGEKKCLNGGCGVPEEEEEEEERRESDSEEESALDCGLKLKKVSFIEKAERRGGEPGGPEDESFLEEGSPTMVEKGMDPASVFELCEDEEEAEGPPGSPVKAAEPAVVPRAGRRRRTAESREEEDGEEEGRRRNRASWIDPPEEDYSTQLTQAEVESCMKKYEDTFQDYQEMFIQFGYVVLFSSAFPLAAMCALVNNIIEIRSDAFKLCTGLQRPFGQRVESIGQWQKVMEAMGVLAIVVNCYLIAQCGQLQRLFPWLSPEGAIISVVVLEHFALFLKYIIQVAIPDIPAWVAEEMAKLEYQRREAFKKHERQAQHHFQQQQRRKREEEERQRHAEYQARKERESSRDEAKPEAAGQDPAHEKSQSKGKGSGGTSHGSDKPKRPSSLLATNNVMKLKQIIPLQGKFLSGGTGAGSTATARSPQSPTGSENKLPGFLSFKFLKSPETKRDTGTEKVQSPTKPFNPGKLFNFGKSEGAGGNGTAATASPQPRPGPSADTGERLVPSKSHLNGVPEEGGREEPETRAEEESGGYKL